In one Nocardia tengchongensis genomic region, the following are encoded:
- a CDS encoding haloalkane dehalogenase: MGASGKPDSDYRFVDHARYLDAWFEALGLEQVVIVGHDWGGALGMDWAARHPGRVRGIAVVETFLRPMTWSEMPPQGAELFRRFRSPEGEEMVLERNMFIEFNLPNSTRTLTPEALDAYRAPYPTPESRKPMLVWPREFPLEGEPADVVAIIENYDAWMAASPAVPKLVMHVQDGVGLGSPEAMDWAMRTFASAELANIGPAGHHCPEDQPDAIGRAVADWLRRHALLTTPAVA, encoded by the coding sequence ATGGGCGCCTCCGGCAAGCCCGACAGCGACTACCGCTTCGTCGATCACGCCCGCTACCTGGACGCCTGGTTCGAGGCGCTGGGCCTGGAGCAGGTCGTGATCGTCGGCCACGACTGGGGCGGCGCGCTCGGAATGGACTGGGCCGCACGGCATCCCGGACGGGTGCGCGGCATCGCCGTGGTGGAGACCTTCCTGCGGCCGATGACCTGGTCGGAGATGCCGCCGCAGGGCGCGGAACTGTTCCGCCGCTTCCGTTCCCCCGAGGGCGAGGAGATGGTGCTGGAACGCAATATGTTCATCGAATTCAACCTTCCCAACTCCACCCGCACCCTGACTCCCGAGGCCCTCGACGCCTACCGCGCGCCATACCCGACCCCGGAGTCGCGCAAGCCGATGCTGGTGTGGCCCAGGGAGTTCCCGCTCGAAGGCGAGCCCGCCGACGTGGTCGCCATCATCGAGAACTACGACGCCTGGATGGCCGCCAGCCCGGCGGTGCCCAAGCTGGTCATGCACGTCCAGGACGGTGTCGGCCTCGGCTCCCCGGAGGCGATGGACTGGGCGATGCGGACCTTCGCGTCGGCCGAGCTGGCGAATATCGGCCCGGCCGGGCATCACTGCCCGGAGGATCAGCCCGACGCCATCGGCCGGGCGGTCGCGGACTGGCTGCGCCGGCACGCGCTGCTCACCACGCCGGCCGTCGCCTGA
- a CDS encoding MarR family winged helix-turn-helix transcriptional regulator, which translates to MTDADPKNSPLFESAAFLLGQLGSHSAYRFDQLLAPLGIKPPQYGTLRLLEANDGRTQQQLCDMLGIHRNVMVSLIDALEKRGLVERRRHPADRRAHAVHLLPAGREAIARAAELADRLNAELLAPLEPEDRPRMLAMLQRIAIGTGLTPGVHPGLTLDPGAMPMYDPGHS; encoded by the coding sequence GTGACCGACGCTGATCCCAAGAACTCCCCGCTGTTCGAAAGTGCCGCATTTCTGTTGGGGCAGTTGGGATCTCACTCCGCATACCGGTTCGACCAGCTACTCGCGCCGCTGGGGATCAAGCCGCCGCAATACGGCACGCTGCGCCTGCTGGAGGCCAACGACGGGCGGACGCAGCAGCAGCTGTGCGACATGCTCGGGATCCATCGCAACGTCATGGTCAGCCTGATCGACGCCTTGGAGAAGCGGGGCCTGGTCGAGCGGCGCCGGCACCCCGCCGACCGCCGCGCCCACGCCGTGCACCTGCTGCCCGCCGGCCGCGAGGCCATCGCCCGTGCGGCCGAACTCGCCGATCGCTTGAACGCCGAACTGCTCGCCCCGCTGGAGCCCGAGGACCGGCCGCGGATGCTCGCCATGCTGCAGCGCATCGCCATCGGCACCGGCCTGACCCCGGGCGTCCATCCGGGCCTCACGCTGGACCCGGGCGCCATGCCGATGTATGACCCAGGTCACAGCTGA